The window TTCCCGGGGATCCTTTAAACCAACTGATCTGTACAGATTAATTGCAGTGTATGTCTGGAGCTgttattttctgcctttgatTGCAGATGTGGCCTCAGGTGCTGGCTCTGTACCTTCTCAATGGGTTCCTGATTTTGAGCCTTGGAGGAATCGCATGGGTAAGTGGTGTGTCTaggtttcctttgaaaggtgcCAGGTTGCAttcatctttattaatgatcttgatgaggggatttAGTTCACCCTCAGTaactttgcagatgacactaaatTGAGAgagagtgttgatctgccagaggatAGAAaagcactacagagggacctggatagactggatcaacgggccaaggttaactgtatgagtttcaatagggctaagtgtcaggtcctgcattttggtcacagcaaccccaggcaaccctacaggcttggggaggagtggctgtagatctgcctgatggaaagggaccttggtgtactgatggacagttggctgaatgtgagccagcagtgtgcccaggtggccaagaaggccaacaacatcctggcttgtatctgGAATGAACAGGTGAGgaggactagggaagtaattgtgcccctgtactcagcattggtgaggccccaccttgagtactgcattcagttttgggcaccagAATACaggaaggacactgaggtgatggagcaggtccaaagaatggcaacaaggcttgtgtaGGGCTAGGAGAATATGCCTTATGAGGAGCGAGTAAAGGAACTCgggctgtttagtctggtgaaaaggaggctgaggggagaccaaATGGCTCTCTTctaatatctgaaaggtgcttacagcgagagcggagttggtctcttctcactggtgacaggtgacagaacaagggaaaatggcctcaagttgtgtcaggggaggattagtttggatatcaggaaaaaactccttacagaaagggtggttaagcacgGGAATAGGCTTtccagggaggtagtggagtcaccataCCTGGACGTGTTTAGAATCCATTTGGATGTCATACTCAGGAACATAATTTAGGAGTGGTTTGTTAGAGTTAGAGCAGTATGCTTAGGTTGTGGTTGcgcttgatgatctttaaggtcatttccaacaaagcaattctacgattctatgagtTTATGACTATATGATCCCCTGCCAGGCTCTGCAGTCACCTTAACCTAAAAGCCTGGCACAATATGGAAAGGAAATCTCTCTTCTATTTACAGATCTGCCTGTACGCCGCATATCGAGGCTGCGCAGTTTTCATCAGCCTCAAGCCTACCCCAGGGGTGAGTGGTCTGTCTTTGTTCATTTCAGTGTCAGTTTGTACTTTCAGCCTTGTCTTCCTGTGGAACACACCTTACAATGTTCTTTGCTGGTGCTGGGATGTGGAGAAGAGCAGAGTAGCAACCAGGAGAGCACAGAGATGTGCCATGGGATTCTTTGgcctgcacagctgcatttgACAGCAGCCCCAGCCGTGTGTCTCTTGAAGTGCTGGCggcaaaggcagcagcatctAGGGCAGAGTTTAGAGCCTTTTTCCCAGCCAACCTGAAGATGGTTTGTTTTGTGCCAAAATGGTGGCTGCCTCTTCTGGCACCTGGTATCCGTTTGCCACATACTTGTGAGTGGAACAGGGAGACGAGTGTCTGTCAGTAGGAGTGTTTGCTGCCATTCAAGGCTGAACGGATGAACTGCAATGTATGTCAGGAACTGTTAACTTCTGCCTTTGGTTGCAGATGTGGCCTCAGGTACTggctctgcagcttctcagtGGGTTCCTTATTCTGAGCCTTGGAGGAATCGCATGGGTAAGTGGTGTGTCTAGGTTTCCTCTGAGAGATGCCAGGTGCATCTAGAAGGCCAGCCTGACCCACGTGCAAGTGTTGATGATGAAGAGGGTTATCACCATCTGTAATGCAAATGTTCCTCCTCTGTGTTTACTTACAGCTGTTGCACCTAGGATTCCTTCTTCCCGTTCTCAGATGGATCTTGGTTTTGAGCCTGAAGAGTATCCCAGAGGTATGTTGTCTTTGTCTGTTTACTGGAAGGAATAGAGTTCCTTCTTGAGGGGAGAAAATACTATTGACTGTTGGGGAGAGCTTCTGTGCAAACTGTGTTTACTGCCATTCAGAGCTGAGGAGGTGCATTCAAacatgcagcaggagctgttctGCCCGTAGTGGCAGAGCTGGCCATAGAGGATGGCTGTCAGCTTACCTTGCAGAATCCTGCTTGGAGTCCTTGGAAGTACAGCATGTGCAATGCACGCCTGTTCATTCCCTGAGACACAGCTGGAGGCAGTGATTTCTCAGCCTCTCCCTTGCAAGTGGGCTCTTGCTCAGAAGGACTGTAAGAGATCATCCTCATCCTCTGCTACTAAGACGCGAGAATCAGGGGCAGTAATGGAGTGCATACTATCATCACTCGCACTTCTCCAAGACACTGGGAGACCATCAGTAGTGCAGAACTCATGAGTGTGTTGCACTGTGTTGCGTTCTCCAGGTGCTGGCGGTGTGAGACCTGCAGGGAGCGTGGATCAGAAACGGGGAGAAAATCACCTTGCAGTTGGCGTGCTTGCCATCCTGCTCTCTCTGGTCATTCTGGCTGCTTTGGGTTACCTGGCAAAACAGTTGCTGATTAAGAGAGAAGCGTGAGTTGTTTCTCTGCTAGTCTTTGCTAGATGGCTGCTCCGTGCAGGGAAGCGCTTGCAAGGAGAGCatcccagagcacagtgagctgtgggcagccctcTGCTGGGATTTCTGTTGAGGGATTTCTTTACCTCTTCAGTCATACACATTGGGACTCATCTGTAAAacccctttctttttattccagagGAGCAATGCTAGGTGAAACTGGcggagacatgaaaaacaaagatcCAGCTCCGCTAAAAAAACCACAGAACTTAAGGAGAATTACCATAGAAATTCAAGATCTTACTGGGAAGTCAAACCCAAATCTGAAGGGTCTTCCCAGTTCCAAAGTCAATATCAGTCAATCCCCACAGCAATCCTCTCGGCCTGACTTCCGCAGGCAGTCAGAAATCGCTGATGACTCCTGCCCGGATACAAGCAAAAAGACACCAACGTCAGGAAAAGTGGCAAGTACGTGCTGCTGTGGAAGAGTGGTGGAACTGTGTGAACCACAGAACCCCTAGTGGACCAAGAATGTAAAGATCAGCACCGCTGGGAAGCTGTGTATTGCTGAAGAGAACATGCAGTGTCCATGAGAGAAATACATCAGACAAACTAGAAAGGGAGAGTCTCCTAACTGTGCTGCAAGCTCAGCAATGCAGAGCAATAAGAAACGTCCTTACATCACTACATCACTTTGTCTCTCCCTCCCGGAAGCGATGTGGGAAGGACTGGAGTGTTTGGGGAACTGTAGTTCTCCTTTAGCAGCTTTCCCAATTCCATCAGTTCATTGCATGATGTCCACACTTATGGACGACCATGACAGCGTTCACCACCTATTCCGTATCATGACATCATGCCCAAGTTGTACAACGCAGATACATGTATCTATACGATCAATAAACTATAATTaacattatatacatatatgtgtatatatgcgCACATACACCTAAAACTACTGACTGTTCTCTCCTGTCATCAAGTCTCCTTCAGGTACacactgaatgttttctttattcacactgtttcttcttttgcGTTTCCCACCAAGTCCCTGAGCAAAATCAGTCCCACAGGTGGGCTTGCTTTTGCCCGAGGCCAGGataacccaaaccattttcccttgtaaATTCTTCTTATGTTCTGCAGGGACTCCATCCCCTCATACTGCATATAAGAGGGTAGATTGAGCAGGGCCATCTCGACTGGCAGATCCCAGAGTGTTGACAAAGCAGGTGGCTTGTGCTAAACGTGTATCCCAGTGCTTGAATGTTCTGCCAACTATTGCTTACGGTGTAGCTTTTAACACTCATAAGTAGCGTTTGACTTttccagaagctggtgcattGTAGAGGATATGATATATCCACTCAGTGCCATGCTCTTTGGCCCAGGTGTTTATGTGGGTATTTTTAAAGTGAGTTCCATTATCCGACTCACTTCTTTCTGTGGTGCCACATCACCATAACATTTGCTATTCAAGGATAGCATTTTGGGTGGACATAGGGGCAGAGGATGCATTTCCAGACCTTGGGTGTTTGCGTCCACCACTGTAAGCACACAGCACTTTCCATGGCAGATTTGTGGGAGTGTGACAGACTCCACATCCAGGCCTCCGCGTATTTCTATTTCATCCACTGTCCCCCATATCAAAGAGGCTTCGTGCGCTTGGCTTGCTTCACTGCAGCGCCGGTTTCACATTCGTggataacctgtgcaatagTGTGTATGGTCAAGCCCACCCCTCTATCCTGAGCCCATCCATATGTTGCACACCTTCCTTGATGGCCTCTGGTGTCATGCGGCCACTGAGCCAGAAATAGCTTTCTGTTATGTTGCTGGTGCAGATCTACGAGAGCACGAGACAGTCGACACATCTTGTGGACAGTTTCacatctgaaagcatttctttggagctgtttgctttcaaacaGGATGGCCCAGGAGAGTTTCCTGGCTGAAGACTGGCTGGTgcaccactactgaagatcagcaCCCTCTGACACCAAGACATCACTGTATCAAGAAGTGATTAACTGCTCTGCTGTTGGTAGGAAAATGTCTGCTCCAAGAAGCTTGCTCAACCATCTTTATTTCAcaaagagacagaggagagtcttcagctttctttattcaaataaagGTACTGGGGCATATCCCTCTGGGGTTTCTCCAAGTACTGGGGGAGACAAACCCTCTTTTATGTCTGTACCCTGACGCTGGTGAGCCattccccctctccccattGGCTGAGGTACTTGGGGTTCGCATTCCTCCTGATTCGCCTATCAGCCGTTCCCCAAATAGGTACAccccttcatttcctttgtttacACATACTTTGTAATCTGAACTCGGAGCTTATTGGTTTGCCAAACTACAACTATCTTTGTATCCTGTGAACTCTATCACTCTCTGTTCTGTCCAGCAAACAAGCTTTACACACAGGTGCTTAGGTAGCATCTCTGTCCAGGTCTGAAGGCTCTTCCCTATACCATGTTCTCAGCACTCATTACTGCTTTCTCTCAGTCCTCACAGCAGTCTTCTCAGTCTGACCTTCATAGGCAGAAAACAATTGGTGAGCTCTCCTGCTCGGTTGCAAGCAAACAGACACTACGTgtgggaaaagagaggagaaatgtgtgctgctgtggaagtACAGAGAAGTGGAGAGGCAAAGGGAagaggccagactcttttcagcagtgcgTGGcgataggaaaaggggaaatggcctcaaacTCAAGCATAGGAAGGGCTGCACAAATGTGCGTAAGAACTTCacggtaagggtgatggagcaccggcacaggctgcacaggggggttgtggagtctccttttctggagatattcaagacccacctagatgcctacctgtgcagcctggtctaggaAGCCTGCCTTGCAGcggggttggactagatgatctctagaggtcccttccagcctctacaattccgtgattctgtgattcttcataCAGTGCCTCTTCAAGACATAATCTGTGAAAACTGACGTGATTTCCTTGCAAATTAAGCATAGTGCCATGCTACTTGTCAGCACCACACTGGGCCCTCTCAGTGTCCCAGAGTCAGGCTGGGCCGCTCAGTGGGGCAGAACTACCATCCTGGTGATGAGGCAGCGGGGGGCACAAGCTGCAGTGTGAGCTatgctgggctgcctgcagtcCACGGGCTGCAGGTTGGACATGCAttaatcacagaaccacaggggttgggagggacctctggagatgaTCTAGTTCAATCCCCTGCTAAGGCAGGCTCCCTAGAGCAGGTCTCACAGGAatgcatccaggtgggttttgaatatctccagagaaggaggctccataacctctctgggcagcctgctccagtgctctcAAAGGAAAGAAGTTCATACTCGTGTTGAGATGGGACTTCCCATGTTCCAGATGGTgtccattgccccttgtcctcTTGCTGGGCATCACCAAAAGGAGCCTGAAGAAGAAGAGCCAAAAAGAAGCAATGGGAGGGATGGCCTTAGGCTAAAAGCACTGGACTGGGACTTCTGAAACACCAAATCCACAGGCtaaaatataaagcaaacaGAGCCTAAAAGCAAGGAAGATGACACTGGTCAACTGTCTGACAGGCTGTGGAGTGAAGGCGAGAAGCTCATTCCCTGATTAACCCTCCTGAAGAGCCTGTAACTggccatcacagcactccagtcgGAGGACTCTTCACACAAAATCTCAGCTTTGCCAGTGATGCTGTAGCTGTGGAACTGAATCAAAGCTCCTCTTATTAATTCCTCATGCTGTGTGTATGAACATTTCAAATGCACCCAGTGCGTTGTGAAGCAGAGCAAAAGCCCTCACTAACACACTGACCCTCAAGTATTATCAACCATACGTTGCCACTTGTAAGCCTGATTTTATCCGTTTTCCTTTGTTAAACTTGTCAAAATCTCTTTCAGTCAACTTTCTTAACTCATAAGCCAAAGTGCCGTTACCCCCTTTGAGAAAGATGAATTCTTTCAGGCTCCAGCAGATCTGGTCTGGCATAGACTGTCAcatagtaaaaacaaacaaaacaaacaaacaaacaaacaaaaaaccaacaacaaatcTCAGTTAGAAACATCAATCTCTGAGTGGGGTATTAATAAGCTGGATCCACCTGTTTTTGGAAGTGAGGTCAGTGGAACTACAGAAATTGATGAAGGAATGCACAGAGGAAGGGAACAGGAGAATTAATAAGAGCTGTAAAAAATCTGTAATAAAATAGAAGTTATAAAATATATCTTATTAAATCCTTTCTTCATTAAGAAACCAAAGAGGATGAAAGGGACTTGGATGTGTGCTTCTTGCTAGTGGAGGGATAGAGGAGTATCCTAACTGTACCCCTGTTCCTTTAACTTGTGTCTCTGTTCCTTCAACCACTAGACCCAAGGctctgaagtcccttttgattgCCCTTGGACTTCTCTTTGCTGCTTCATTACCATCAACATGAAAAATCAATAATGGATAATAATCAGAAGGCTGTACCAATCTAGTGAGTTTTCAAGTAATACCTCTTACCTGGGCCCCAGGGGGACAGCAGATTTCCCAATGGACCAGGTCTAGTTGACACACTGGGCCCTCTCTTCCCCCCCAGAAGGGAAACACCTATAACCACCGCCTTTCTTTTCTTGGTGGAGATTGGTTATGATACAGGGGACAAGCTAACTAGCCCTCAGTTGACCCCTCCAAGCTAGATGGACCTTCATCCACACCATCATTTGCCTATTCATCAGgttccagagcctcataccTATTgtgtaagggcacctgggatGGGAAGGCTGGCAGGGAAGGGATTTGCTGTAAGCGtgctcttttcatttcttctcattgGCTCAGCTGTTAGCCAGTGacagctgcaccagcacaaGCATGTGGAGTTTGAGAAGTCTCTGAATTTCCTTGAAGAAAAATctctctgatttttatttctgttgaatGAATAAATTGTAGCAAATGTTTTGATTCTAATATTGAAAGACAAAGCAAATCCCACTGAAAGTCTTCTAACACCTCATCACCCACACCTGAAAAATGCTCAGCATTGCCGCAACAGCACTAGGTAGAGGTAGACAGTGAACTTTACGACAGTCAGCACTTATCATTAAGCTTGCCTGGAGGTATTATCATAACACTGGGAATTATCAACCCAGACTAAGGCACTTCTTTGTTGATCTTGGTATTCAGGTAAGACTGAATTTTGCCATCACAGCCTCTGTCCTCACATCCTGCCTTCAGCTGTGAGAGCTGGCCTTGCTGCTTCCCTTCAATGCAGGCAGCATTAGAGAGGAGACCTGAGGGATGTTTGCTTCCCCTCCCAGGCTAATGTGAACACTGAACTTTCTGTGCCTTATTTCTTCAGCAAGTGCAGTAACCACTAAGCTATTGTGTATAATAAGGTCAGGCCACCACTTCCTCCTCTTGTGGCCAtgttttggaatgaaaatgtgctgtgctcagagctgtcaTAAGTAGGGGTGATTGGTTTATGAATGTCAAACAGATTTACACTTGAGATAAGGACCAAGACAGCAATTTATCTGTGTTGAGGTATGTACACTGGCAGAACATTAGACACGAGGGAGCTTTAGCCAAGGAGAGCTGAAAACATACAGACTCTGCTATTACTTGGCTGCCTAAATAGTTACATGGAACTAAAGTGAATCACACACTTGGActgaaattatttgtatttccGCTGAATCATGCTTTTGGTGACTTTCTATAACTTGTCCTGATGTTTAGTTTTCATGACACTCTCTGGACCTTTACCCAGGAGTTCTGGAAACACactgtggggctttttttgtgtgtgggtAAGGAGTGATGCTATTACAGAGAGTTTGGGTAGTCTTCAGGAATTTCCTAACAGTCTGTGCAGAGGCCTTGATCTAAGCTTGCCCCTAGGGAAGTGTTTTGCAAATGAGTGTGTGAACAGTTGAATTTGAGATCTCAATTTTGAGAATTGAGAATTGGTGGGTTTAGTAAAATGCATGAACGCTCCACTGAGTGGGACAGAGTTGGAGCCTTAATTTGGCAGGTGAGGGAGACAGTGCTAACTTCAATGGCAGGTGAAAGTAGATGGGTGCAGAGCCAGAACTCACCACTGCTTCTGCTGGGGACACTCACAACAAGCTATACAGGGCACCTATACCTTTTTTGCTAAGCAGAGGCTCTGTTTGTCTGCAAAGTCGAGGTAAAGCAATACCATAAGTATTTGTGCAGGTCTGACATGATTGAGATTTGTGATCGTGTcctaaaagagagaaaacaaaagcaaccaaGTAGAAAGAAATGTGAGCATGCCTAGTCCAATTTAAAAGGAATTGAGAGACTCCAATAAACTAATTTTCATATGTAAACTGAGTAGTTGAGAATGCATGCATAGTACCCCCTTACAAAATAGCCTGGATTACAACAGCTGGTACAATACAGGGAGCTCGAGGTGGGGAATGGAAGGTGACGAAAGATCACAGGCAAACCCATCCAATTGtgctgaagaggaaaataatcatgagtaaaattaaaaagcaacaagcaaATCACAGAGATATTTTTGACACAGAAGCAGTCAGCCTGCAAAAAAAGAATAGAACAGAGATGGAAATTTGTACTTGGAGTGGGAAATGGGGTACAGAGGTAAATGGGGCTGACAGATAAGCCTTCTCACCAGGGCACGGGGACCTCACGGTGCCTTTGTCACCAATGCATGGGCCCACGGGTGCAGGAAGAGGCATGGGGACAGGCACAAGGCAGGGGCACTCACCTGCTCTACAGGAGGggtaagcaggagggggactgtCAATGGAAGTGTGTGTGGGGGCTGAGTTCTGCTCAGTATGTCATAAATGGTATTTAAGAATCTGAAggcattatttacatttttcaagTGTTGGATACTGTGGTCTGTGGTTTCAACTGTCTGTTGAAATTGATCCTGAAAATATAGTTAATTGATGGCTGGTTAATTATATGGCCTTAATAAATCAatacattgttttgtttctgacttctgtaaaaaaatatgaattgaACAGTTTTacctttaaacattttttattgttgttattttgggGAAAACAGTACTTAAAAGCTGAACTGCTTTTGGCAACATGCTTGTGATATCCTTAATTGAACAGCACTTGCTTTCACAAAACTAGCTGACGCTAAGCAGAACATCCTTTATCTACTCAAGAAGCCCAGTGTATCATTGTTATTTAGATCAGTGTGGGTGCCCTCTCCATTATATTGCTCTAAAACTGCCAACTTGGAAAAAACAAGAGGAGGGCAATCTGCAGTCATGAGGAAGAGTGCTTACTTCATCCTTGAGAGTCTTGAGACCCCCACCCAAAATCACTGATCACGTGCAAGGAGGTAGGACCCTATGTTAATAGGTAGGACCCTTTAGAGAAAGAATGTATACACTTTAATCGTAGGAACTGTCTGTAGAACTGAACATTATAACGTCTCATGCAATTTAGCCTTCCTAGAGTGGTCTGTTGCACAAAAATCAGAGACAGCAGATACTTCAGAACAACTTGGGATGAATAAACTGTGAAAATGACAGTAAGATGCGATGGAAGGATGCAGCATCAGGCTTTAATAAAACGTTAGCCTTCTAAGACTGTGCATGGGTCAAAAATCCAAAGATGTTTATTAATCAGTTACATTCCTGCAGCCTGAAACAGAGACAGAGATGGAGGGAAGCTCTTAGTCTCTTGTCCTATAGAACATGAtttagaataaaaattaaattgccTTTAGCAAGGTGCAGAGTCTGATTTTTATCACTGATCACAAAGAACATAAAGGCAAACCATTTATATTAAGCATCAAGCTTAGAATATTAAATCATCCACTGGAAAAACATCTCTCTTCCATCTGATTTTACAAGCCAAGTCACTTCATGCTCACATGGCTGGCAGAAGACTACCTCAAcaagatgaaataaaagaaaagagagtgTAAAATGAGGTCAGTAGTGTGTCAGTGATGAGCAGCAGGCATAGCACCAGAAAATGATAGGCTGCCAGCTGTGAGGTTCTTCTAGGCTGCCAGGATCCATCCTTAGCACTTTGGGTTTCCTGATCTGCACTTGTGTAGGTACTCAAAATAGCCCAGTACAAAAAGTGTGAACAATCTAGAAAAGATCCATTTCACAGTAAATGTACATGTGGATAGCCTTAATTCATTTAATATCCAAATCATGCTTCTTGAACAGTTGTTGTTGGGTGTGTTCATTTAGATGTAAATGAATCAGACCCGTAGACAGCTGCATAATTTATGcaagaaaaaaccaaaatcttACTTGAATTGATCTTGTGTAGCCTTattcaatttcttcttaaatagaAGATTCTTCTTCATATTATCTGTATCTGCATGTGACTTCAGCTACTTTTCATTAATATAtcttggaagaaattcttcactcagaggttggtgaggcactggcacaggctgaccagagaaactgtgggtgctccatccctggaggtgtgcaaggctgggctggatgtggcccttGAGATGATGCACAAATTCAAAACATCACCCATACACATGGAGAGTACGTAGACTCAGATatacaaacagaaggaagagagagttAATGATAAGGGAAGGCTGATCTTTGctagaatagaatcatagaatcatagaatcatagaatcacagaatcatagaatcatagaatcatagaatcatagaatcatagaatcacagaatcatagaatggcctgggttgaaaaggatcacaatgatcatcgagtttcaacccccctgctatgtgcagcgttgccaaccactagaccaggctgcccagagccacatccagcctggccttgagtgcctccagggatgaggcatccacaacctccttgggcaacctgttccagtgtgtcaccaggTTAACAGATCTACATTCTTCTTCCAGCACTGGGCCTAGGATGAAAGACTGAGTTCTGTGCTGTTCAAAGCTACTAGTTTTGCCTGAGGTTGATGTGGCAACTGCGATCACATTGACGCTCTCTTTCTCAAATAAATGTTGTACtttgagaaatgaaacagaaatgtttctcttctcttaGGCAAAACTGGAAGTTCAAGGAAgcagcattatttattttttttcccttggaagcAAACGCAATACGTAGAAGACGGCTTAGGCTGACTTCACAGGATTAAAGGACTGCTTCATTGGTGTTGGTGCTCCAGAAGTATTCTCTTTATCATTTGcagaatatgaaatatttacatgaaAGTAGAGACGATTTTCACCATGAGTTTGGTCTGTGCTGAGATTGGAATAGATCGAAACTTGCTTCAAAAGCCACCCGGACATGGTTCTGAGCAGCACGCCCTGTGTCTCCCTCCCCGCTTGAGAGGGGGGTGGACCAGGTGACCTCCACAGGCCGCGTCCCCCGTCGGCTATGCGTGATACTCCGATTCTGCCAAGCGAGAGGGAATGCCGCATGCTGCGGGCACCGCTGCCCTCTGGTGGGCGAGCGACTGCCTGCATCTGAGTGACGGACTTGATCTCCCTGAGCTTGGCATTGCTAAAACGATAGAACaggtga of the Gallus gallus isolate bGalGal1 chromosome 1, bGalGal1.mat.broiler.GRCg7b, whole genome shotgun sequence genome contains:
- the LOC121107359 gene encoding uncharacterized protein LOC121107359 isoform X1, which produces MGQLRETAAPSCCFLFFLLLFLVAPCHGQPQDVAWGALSPDDRVGDLYAAYPMEGVLERGKDPRDLPVRHVSGLRRFHQPQAYRRDVASGAGSVPSQWVPDFEPWRNRMDLPVRRISRLRSFHQPQAYPRDVASGTGSAASQWVPYSEPWRNRMAVAPRIPSSRSQMDLGFEPEEYPRGAGGVRPAGSVDQKRGENHLAVGVLAILLSLVILAALGYLAKQLLIKREAGAMLGETGGDMKNKDPAPLKKPQNLRRITIEIQDLTGKSNPNLKGLPSSKVNISQSPQQSSRPDFRRQSEIADDSCPDTSKKTPTSGKVASTCCCGRVVELCEPQNP
- the LOC121107359 gene encoding uncharacterized protein LOC121107359 isoform X4; the encoded protein is MGQLRETAAPSCCFLFFLLLFLVAPCHGQPQDVAWGALSPDDRVGDLYAAYPMEGVLERGKDPRDLPVRHVSGLRRFHQPQAYRRDVASGAGSVPSQWVPDFEPWRNRMDLPVRRISRLRSFHQPQAYPRDVASGTGSAASQWVPYSEPWRNRMAVAPRIPSSRSQMDLGFEPEEYPREEQC
- the LOC121107359 gene encoding uncharacterized protein LOC121107359 isoform X3, translated to MGQLRETAAPSCCFLFFLLLFLVAPCHGQPQDVAWGALSPDDRVGDLYAAYPMEGVLERGKDPRDLPVRHVSGLRRFHQPQAYRRDVASGAGSVPSQWVPDFEPWRNRMAVAPRIPSSRSQMDLGFEPEEYPRGAGGVRPAGSVDQKRGENHLAVGVLAILLSLVILAALGYLAKQLLIKREAGAMLGETGGDMKNKDPAPLKKPQNLRRITIEIQDLTGKSNPNLKGLPSSKVNISQSPQQSSRPDFRRQSEIADDSCPDTSKKTPTSGKVASTCCCGRVVELCEPQNP
- the LOC121107359 gene encoding uncharacterized protein LOC121107359 isoform X2 gives rise to the protein MGQLRETAAPSCCFLFFLLLFLVAPCHGQPQDVAWGALSPDDRVGDLYAAYPMEGVLERGKDPRDLPVRHVSGLRRFHQPQAYRRDVASGAGSVPSQWVPDFEPWRNRMDLPVRRISRLRSFHQPQAYPRAVAPRIPSSRSQMDLGFEPEEYPRGAGGVRPAGSVDQKRGENHLAVGVLAILLSLVILAALGYLAKQLLIKREAGAMLGETGGDMKNKDPAPLKKPQNLRRITIEIQDLTGKSNPNLKGLPSSKVNISQSPQQSSRPDFRRQSEIADDSCPDTSKKTPTSGKVASTCCCGRVVELCEPQNP